Proteins encoded within one genomic window of Columba livia isolate bColLiv1 breed racing homer chromosome 1, bColLiv1.pat.W.v2, whole genome shotgun sequence:
- the LOC135577028 gene encoding uncharacterized protein LOC135577028 isoform X4, whose amino-acid sequence MRSLPPQRLLPLPWEHLHRVEQVSCQKLEQSKRKTLIPCLILRRIPKVQWNYLMPSCFQVQSNKERVRTLLQRSATMTDSEGLTELLDSVLLPGAKQQGACAHPVAEERHNGVLPAAGAAQEEEDFDFSSLDEVLCLPELKELLCFLSPAAERQCDAAVLLRIPLLTVCRSVFLLAQDFALEREELPLKKEASTQTDGQGDTQEWVRWLQQELASALRKCSLAEASLEAEKRHSRDLQEQKLQLQKELDSSKAQLQELKERLIRNECYAESLESAIKNKERELTASKNLQGLLVTSSGTAAVPELEERVQQLQVRRARLAATVQQQAKTMEALQQDLQASASTWDCCLHLSAPDESGSLLHGGERPELPLARGEAATQPR is encoded by the exons ATGAGATCTCTTCCTCCGCAACGACTGCTGCCCCTCCCATGGGAGCACCTGCACAGAGTGGAGCAG GTGTCTTGCCagaagctggagcagagcaagaGGAAGACTTTGATTCCCTGTCTGATTTTGAG ACGGATTCCGAAGGTCCAATGGAACTACTTGATGCCGTCCTGCTTCCAGGTGCAAAGCAACAAGGAGCGTGTGCGCACCCTGTTGCAGAGGAGCGCCACAATG ACGGATTCTGAAGGTCTAACAGAACTTCTGGATTCCGTGCTGCTTCCAGGTGCAAAACAACAAGGAGCGTGTGCGCATCCTGTTGCAGAGGAGCGCCACAATG gtgtgttgccagcagcaggagcagcacaagaagaagaagatttTGACTTCTCTTCTTTGGATGAGGTACTTTGTCTTCCCGAGCTAAAGGAATTGTTATGCTTCTTAAGCCCAGCTGCTGAAAGGCAGTGTGATGCTGCAGTGTTGCTGCGGATTCCTCTCCTCACTGTCTGTCGGTCTGTGTTCTTGCTCGCTCAGGATTTTGCACTGGAGAGAGAAGAGCTTCCGCTCAAGAAGGAGGCTTCAACACAAACCGATGGTCAAGGCGACACTCAG GAATGGGTCAggtggctgcagcaggagcttgCCAGCGCTCTCAGAAAGTGCTCCCTGGCAGAAGCTTCACTTGAAGCTGAGAAGCGCCACAGCAGGGACCTGCAGgaacagaaactgcagctgcagaaggaacTGGACAGTTCTAAAGCTCAG CTGCAGGAACTGAAAGAGCGGCTTATCCGGAACGAGTGTTATGCCGAGTCCCTGGAGAGTGCCATAAAGAACAAGGAGAGGGAGCTAACAGCTTCCAAGAACCTGCAGGGACTTCTGGTCACCTCTTCTGGAACTGCGGCTGTCCCAGAGCTGGAAGAACGCGTGCAGCA GCTCCAAGTTCGAAGGGCCAGGCTGGCAGCCACAGTCCAGCAACAAGCCAAGACTATGGAAGCCCTTCAGCAAGACCTGCAAGCCTCTGCCTCA
- the CYREN gene encoding cell cycle regulator of non-homologous end joining has protein sequence MAAGGRRRRLLPAWMGAAGDEPGAAAPPPKAVRRRRLAVARPRAAEEVVYCMNEAELVDVALAVLAEHLQFEEDEEKTQSWSHGEQEFQQTPNKVPGSTASTGAGSDHSPALPCPPDTGADADAERTDCEDSEDDVLKYVREIFFS, from the exons atggcggcgggcgggcggcggcggcggctgctccCGGCCTGGATGGGGGCGGCGGGGGACGAaccgggggcggcggcgccccCCCCCAAGGCGGTGCGGAGGCGGCGGCTGGCGGTGGCACGGCCCAG GGCGGCGGAAGAGGTGGTGTATTGTATGAACGAGGCGGAGCTGGTGGACGTGGCCTTGGCGGTCCTGGCCGAG CATCTGCAGTTCgaggaagatgaggagaaaACCCAGTCCTGGAGCCATGGCGAGCAGGAGTTTCAGCAAACACCAAACAAGGTGCCTGGAAGCACAGCCAGCACTGGGGCAGGCAGTGACCACAGTCCGGCTCTCCCATGCCCTCCTGACACTGGTGCTGATGCCGATGCAGAGAGGACAGACTGCGAGGACTCTGAAGATGATGTTCTGAAATATGTCAGGGagatatttttcagttaa
- the TMEM140 gene encoding transmembrane protein 140, whose product MLHGLQPVIPLPDATCLFFRVKQKPEREHRGQFTFLGEGVWFTRQSERGAWRTAITAGVPTAGSTMVSREHVGIRMGLLQQRCTGHLFCALTLLEAAGTLALMFYALLWESGNLVDLPDKRIGFYNFCLWNETAGKLQCLEFKHLQVMGISLLGIVLGRICVYTCLVFSIFYPIFVAHVKCTEERKGWKVILIILIIKTTILFGGLTMFLFQTSEWIHPSDFTGGFLALLGTQALLLLQILTVTMYLIRDKHTHPCQSSRGPAH is encoded by the exons ATGCTGCATGGCCTGCAGCCAGTGATACCCCTTCCTGATGCCACTTGCCTGTTTTTCAGGGTGAAGCAGAAGCCTGAAAGAGAGCACAGAGGACAGTTCACATTCCTGGGAGAAGGAGTCTGGTTTACCAGGCAATCTGAGAGAGGAGCGTGGAGGACAGCAATCACAG CAGGCGTCCCCACAGCAGGTTCTACCATGGTATCAAGAGAGCATGTGGGCATCAGGATGGGTCTACTGCAACAGAGGTGCACCGGGCACCTCTTCTGTGCGCTGACCCTACTTGAGGCTGCCGGGACCTTGGCCTTGATGTTTTATGCGCTGCTGTGGGAATCTGGGAATCTGGTTGACCTCCCTGACAAACGCATCGGCTTTTATAACTTCTGCCTGTGGAATGAGACAGCTGGGAAGCTGCAGTGCCTGGAGTTCAAGCATCTGCAGGTGATGGGCATCAGCCTACTAGGAATAGTTCTAGGCAGGATTTGTGTGTACACGTGTCTGGTCTTCAGCATTTTCTACCCTATTTTTGTTGCACATGTGAAGTGCACAGAGGAGAGAAAGGGCTGGAAGGTGATCCTCATCATACTCATCATCAAGACAACAATCCTGTTTGGAGGCCTGACtatgtttcttttccaaacCTCGGAGTGGATTCACCCCTCTGATTTCACTGGGGGCTTCCTGGCATTGCTTGGGACTCAGGCTCTGCTACTGCTCCAGATTCTCACTGTCACTATGTACCTCATCAGGGACAAGCACACACATCCTTGTCAAAGCAGCAGAGGCCCTGCCCACTGA
- the LOC135577028 gene encoding uncharacterized protein LOC135577028 isoform X1 — MARQCLQKLMHFLSLLGRFRTPLKIAAYARNTNVVRLLLQHGAVLSHRDENGFTDMAYLDVFTPGFSKTLHEYVRSKRTGECSVGGAGGAAVHEISSSATTAAPPMGAPAQSGAGVLPEAGAEQEEDFDSLSDFETDSEGPMELLDAVLLPGAKQQGACAHPVAEERHNGVLPAAGAAQEDDDESLSDSETDSEGLTELLDSVLLPGAKQQGACAHPVAEERHNGVLPAAGAAQEEEDFDFSSLDEVLCLPELKELLCFLSPAAERQCDAAVLLRIPLLTVCRSVFLLAQDFALEREELPLKKEASTQTDGQGDTQEWVRWLQQELASALRKCSLAEASLEAEKRHSRDLQEQKLQLQKELDSSKAQLQELKERLIRNECYAESLESAIKNKERELTASKNLQGLLVTSSGTAAVPELEERVQQLQVRRARLAATVQQQAKTMEALQQDLQASASTWDCCLHLSAPDESGSLLHGGERPELPLARGEAATQPR; from the exons ATGGCAAGGCAATGTCTGCAGAAGCTGATGCATTTCCTATCACTTCTTGGACGCTTTAGGACCCCTCTTAAGATTGCTGCTTATGCCAGGAATACAAATGTAGTGCGGCTTCTGCTTCAGCACGGTGCTGTTCTTTCTCATCGAGACGAGAACGGCTTCACAGATATGGCTTATCTTGATGTCTTTACTCCTGG TTTTTCTAAGACACTGCATGAATACGTCAGAAGTAAAAGGACGGGAGAATGCTCTGTAGGAGGTGCAGGAGGTGCAGCTGTACATGAGATCTCTTCCTCCGCAACGACTGCTGCCCCTCCCATGGGAGCACCTGCACAGAGTGGAGCAG GTGTCTTGCCagaagctggagcagagcaagaGGAAGACTTTGATTCCCTGTCTGATTTTGAG ACGGATTCCGAAGGTCCAATGGAACTACTTGATGCCGTCCTGCTTCCAGGTGCAAAGCAACAAGGAGCGTGTGCGCACCCTGTTGCAGAGGAGCGCCACAATG gtgtgttgccagcagcaggagcagcacaagaaGATGACGATGAGTCCCTTTCTGATTCTGAG ACGGATTCTGAAGGTCTAACAGAACTTCTGGATTCCGTGCTGCTTCCAGGTGCAAAACAACAAGGAGCGTGTGCGCATCCTGTTGCAGAGGAGCGCCACAATG gtgtgttgccagcagcaggagcagcacaagaagaagaagatttTGACTTCTCTTCTTTGGATGAGGTACTTTGTCTTCCCGAGCTAAAGGAATTGTTATGCTTCTTAAGCCCAGCTGCTGAAAGGCAGTGTGATGCTGCAGTGTTGCTGCGGATTCCTCTCCTCACTGTCTGTCGGTCTGTGTTCTTGCTCGCTCAGGATTTTGCACTGGAGAGAGAAGAGCTTCCGCTCAAGAAGGAGGCTTCAACACAAACCGATGGTCAAGGCGACACTCAG GAATGGGTCAggtggctgcagcaggagcttgCCAGCGCTCTCAGAAAGTGCTCCCTGGCAGAAGCTTCACTTGAAGCTGAGAAGCGCCACAGCAGGGACCTGCAGgaacagaaactgcagctgcagaaggaacTGGACAGTTCTAAAGCTCAG CTGCAGGAACTGAAAGAGCGGCTTATCCGGAACGAGTGTTATGCCGAGTCCCTGGAGAGTGCCATAAAGAACAAGGAGAGGGAGCTAACAGCTTCCAAGAACCTGCAGGGACTTCTGGTCACCTCTTCTGGAACTGCGGCTGTCCCAGAGCTGGAAGAACGCGTGCAGCA GCTCCAAGTTCGAAGGGCCAGGCTGGCAGCCACAGTCCAGCAACAAGCCAAGACTATGGAAGCCCTTCAGCAAGACCTGCAAGCCTCTGCCTCA
- the LOC135578569 gene encoding ankyrin repeat domain-containing protein 7-like: MQSFMALLRRVRERPTSDGASAPSTSGTSELREKGRGGLHSAAARGDLARLQGIWWRKRFRINSRDANKQTPLHLACANGHADVVRFLAGKKCKLNPRGMYKKTPLMLAVQHQHKDCVTALLEHGADADRKGAGGNTALHMAALMPSKAMVELLLEHNAQIDARNDLGYTPLAVAIIERREEMVEFLLEKGADVNARDIHQR; encoded by the exons ATGCAGAGCTTCATGGCACTGCTCAGGAGGGTGCGGGAGCGGCCAACATCCGACGGCGCTTCTGCGCCCAGCACCTCCGGGACCTCGGAACTCCGGGAGAAGGGCCGGGGCGGGCTGCACAGCGCGGCCGCCCGCGGAGACCTGGCGCGGCTGCAAGGAATCTGGTGGCGGAAGAGATTCCGCATCAACTCACGGGATGCCAACAAGCA GACGCCTCTGCATCTTGCTTGTGCGAACGGCCACGCAGATGTCGTTCGCTTTCTGGCAGGAAAGAAGTGCAAGCTGAACCCTCGTGGCATGTATAAGAAAACACCACTGATGCTG GCAGTACAGCACCAGCACAAGGACTGCGTGACCGCTCTGCTGGAGCACGGTGCCGACGCCGACCGCAAAGGTGCCGGCGGCAACACTGCCCTTCACATGGCTGCCCTCATGCCCAGCAAAGCGATGGTGGAGCTCTTGCTCGAGCACAATGCCCAGATTGATGCTCGGAATGAC TTAGGATACACTCCGCTTGCCGTCGCGATCATCGAGCGCCGTGAAGAGATGGTCGAGTTCCTCCTTGAAAAGGGAGCCGACGTGAACGCTCGAGATATTCATCAAAGGTGA
- the LOC135577028 gene encoding uncharacterized protein LOC135577028 isoform X2 — protein MARQCLQKLMHFLSLLGRFRTPLKIAAYARNTNVVRLLLQHGAVLSHRDENGFTDMAYLDVFTPGFSKTLHEYVRSKRTGECSVGGAGGAAVHEISSSATTAAPPMGAPAQSGAGVLPEAGAEQEEDFDSLSDFETDSEGPMELLDAVLLPGAKQQGACAHPVAEERHNGVLPAAGAAQEDDDESLSDSETDSEGLTELLDSVLLPGAKQQGACAHPVAEERHNGVLPAAGAAQEEEDFDFSSLDEVLCLPELKELLCFLSPAAERQCDAAVLLRIPLLTVCRSVFLLAQDFALEREELPLKKEASTQTDGQGDTQEWVRWLQQELASALRKCSLAEASLEAEKRHSRDLQEQKLQLQKELDSSKAQLQELKERLIRNECYAESLESAIKNKERELTASKNLQGLLVTSSGTAAVPELEERVQQLQVRRARLAATVQQQAKTMEALQQDLQASASPLLSLQRH, from the exons ATGGCAAGGCAATGTCTGCAGAAGCTGATGCATTTCCTATCACTTCTTGGACGCTTTAGGACCCCTCTTAAGATTGCTGCTTATGCCAGGAATACAAATGTAGTGCGGCTTCTGCTTCAGCACGGTGCTGTTCTTTCTCATCGAGACGAGAACGGCTTCACAGATATGGCTTATCTTGATGTCTTTACTCCTGG TTTTTCTAAGACACTGCATGAATACGTCAGAAGTAAAAGGACGGGAGAATGCTCTGTAGGAGGTGCAGGAGGTGCAGCTGTACATGAGATCTCTTCCTCCGCAACGACTGCTGCCCCTCCCATGGGAGCACCTGCACAGAGTGGAGCAG GTGTCTTGCCagaagctggagcagagcaagaGGAAGACTTTGATTCCCTGTCTGATTTTGAG ACGGATTCCGAAGGTCCAATGGAACTACTTGATGCCGTCCTGCTTCCAGGTGCAAAGCAACAAGGAGCGTGTGCGCACCCTGTTGCAGAGGAGCGCCACAATG gtgtgttgccagcagcaggagcagcacaagaaGATGACGATGAGTCCCTTTCTGATTCTGAG ACGGATTCTGAAGGTCTAACAGAACTTCTGGATTCCGTGCTGCTTCCAGGTGCAAAACAACAAGGAGCGTGTGCGCATCCTGTTGCAGAGGAGCGCCACAATG gtgtgttgccagcagcaggagcagcacaagaagaagaagatttTGACTTCTCTTCTTTGGATGAGGTACTTTGTCTTCCCGAGCTAAAGGAATTGTTATGCTTCTTAAGCCCAGCTGCTGAAAGGCAGTGTGATGCTGCAGTGTTGCTGCGGATTCCTCTCCTCACTGTCTGTCGGTCTGTGTTCTTGCTCGCTCAGGATTTTGCACTGGAGAGAGAAGAGCTTCCGCTCAAGAAGGAGGCTTCAACACAAACCGATGGTCAAGGCGACACTCAG GAATGGGTCAggtggctgcagcaggagcttgCCAGCGCTCTCAGAAAGTGCTCCCTGGCAGAAGCTTCACTTGAAGCTGAGAAGCGCCACAGCAGGGACCTGCAGgaacagaaactgcagctgcagaaggaacTGGACAGTTCTAAAGCTCAG CTGCAGGAACTGAAAGAGCGGCTTATCCGGAACGAGTGTTATGCCGAGTCCCTGGAGAGTGCCATAAAGAACAAGGAGAGGGAGCTAACAGCTTCCAAGAACCTGCAGGGACTTCTGGTCACCTCTTCTGGAACTGCGGCTGTCCCAGAGCTGGAAGAACGCGTGCAGCA GCTCCAAGTTCGAAGGGCCAGGCTGGCAGCCACAGTCCAGCAACAAGCCAAGACTATGGAAGCCCTTCAGCAAGACCTGCAAGCCTCTGCCTCA CCACTGCTGAGCCTCCAGCGCCATTAA
- the LOC135577028 gene encoding uncharacterized protein LOC135577028 isoform X3, whose translation MARQCLQKLMHFLSLLGRFRTPLKIAAYARNTNVVRLLLQHGAVLSHRDENGFTDMAYLDVFTPGFSKTLHEYVRSKRTGECSVGGAGGAAVHEISSSATTAAPPMGAPAQSGAGVLPEAGAEQEEDFDSLSDFETDSEGPMELLDAVLLPGAKQQGACAHPVAEERHNGVLPAAGAAQEDDDESLSDSETDSEGLTELLDSVLLPGAKQQGACAHPVAEERHNGVLPAAGAAQEEEDFDFSSLDEDFALEREELPLKKEASTQTDGQGDTQEWVRWLQQELASALRKCSLAEASLEAEKRHSRDLQEQKLQLQKELDSSKAQLQELKERLIRNECYAESLESAIKNKERELTASKNLQGLLVTSSGTAAVPELEERVQQLQVRRARLAATVQQQAKTMEALQQDLQASASTWDCCLHLSAPDESGSLLHGGERPELPLARGEAATQPR comes from the exons ATGGCAAGGCAATGTCTGCAGAAGCTGATGCATTTCCTATCACTTCTTGGACGCTTTAGGACCCCTCTTAAGATTGCTGCTTATGCCAGGAATACAAATGTAGTGCGGCTTCTGCTTCAGCACGGTGCTGTTCTTTCTCATCGAGACGAGAACGGCTTCACAGATATGGCTTATCTTGATGTCTTTACTCCTGG TTTTTCTAAGACACTGCATGAATACGTCAGAAGTAAAAGGACGGGAGAATGCTCTGTAGGAGGTGCAGGAGGTGCAGCTGTACATGAGATCTCTTCCTCCGCAACGACTGCTGCCCCTCCCATGGGAGCACCTGCACAGAGTGGAGCAG GTGTCTTGCCagaagctggagcagagcaagaGGAAGACTTTGATTCCCTGTCTGATTTTGAG ACGGATTCCGAAGGTCCAATGGAACTACTTGATGCCGTCCTGCTTCCAGGTGCAAAGCAACAAGGAGCGTGTGCGCACCCTGTTGCAGAGGAGCGCCACAATG gtgtgttgccagcagcaggagcagcacaagaaGATGACGATGAGTCCCTTTCTGATTCTGAG ACGGATTCTGAAGGTCTAACAGAACTTCTGGATTCCGTGCTGCTTCCAGGTGCAAAACAACAAGGAGCGTGTGCGCATCCTGTTGCAGAGGAGCGCCACAATG gtgtgttgccagcagcaggagcagcacaagaagaagaagatttTGACTTCTCTTCTTTGGATGAG GATTTTGCACTGGAGAGAGAAGAGCTTCCGCTCAAGAAGGAGGCTTCAACACAAACCGATGGTCAAGGCGACACTCAG GAATGGGTCAggtggctgcagcaggagcttgCCAGCGCTCTCAGAAAGTGCTCCCTGGCAGAAGCTTCACTTGAAGCTGAGAAGCGCCACAGCAGGGACCTGCAGgaacagaaactgcagctgcagaaggaacTGGACAGTTCTAAAGCTCAG CTGCAGGAACTGAAAGAGCGGCTTATCCGGAACGAGTGTTATGCCGAGTCCCTGGAGAGTGCCATAAAGAACAAGGAGAGGGAGCTAACAGCTTCCAAGAACCTGCAGGGACTTCTGGTCACCTCTTCTGGAACTGCGGCTGTCCCAGAGCTGGAAGAACGCGTGCAGCA GCTCCAAGTTCGAAGGGCCAGGCTGGCAGCCACAGTCCAGCAACAAGCCAAGACTATGGAAGCCCTTCAGCAAGACCTGCAAGCCTCTGCCTCA